The following DNA comes from Fervidibacillus albus.
AATATTTGCATAAAAATTTCGAAACATTAAAGTCGTAATTGGCAAGCCATATACGACATGGACGAAAATTAATCCCACAATGGAGTTATACAAACCGATTTCCCGCAAAAATTGAATTAACGGAATTAATATACTTTGATAAGGAATAAACATACCGAACAAAATAAAGGTGAACAAAAATTCCGATCCTTTAAATTTCCATTTCGACAACACGTATCCGTTCATCGCCCCTAAAAGTGCGGAAAGAAGGGTTGCAGGTACGACTAAGTAAATCGAATTCATAAAATTCGGAGCCAGTTTCTCAAAGGCTTCCGTGTAACTGCTCAAATCGATCGTTGAAGGCAAGGACCACATTTTTGCAAGGGATACTTCGTCCAAAGGTTTTAAACTCGTAATGACCATTACATATACCGGTATAAGAAAAAAAATACTTAAAAAAATTAAAATCAAATAAATAAGGGGTCTGTGTAATTTTCTTGCCTCCATTAAGCATTCCCCCTTCTACTACTCCATAAATACGGAATAATAAAGATTGCGACAGACAATAACATAATGATGGCAATTGCCGCCCCATTGGCATAATAATTTCCTCTGAACGTCGTTTCAAACATATAAACCCCCGGAACATCCGTTACGAAATTCGCTCCAGGACCGGTCATCGCATAAACTAAATCGAAAATTTTCAAAGAAATATGGGCCATCATAATGACGACACTCATCGTAATCGGTTTTAATAAAGGAATAATTACTTTCCAATACAGTTGAAATTCTGTACAACCGTCCATTCGCGCCGCTTCCCGCAGTTCATCGGGAATCCCCCGTAATCCAGCCAAATACATGGCAAGACTGAAGCCTGTCATTTGCCAAACAGCAGCAATCACTACAGCGACAATCGCTACCGGTAATCCGAATTCAATTTTTCCCCATTGAAAACTAGCCAAAATGGTCGTATCGGTATACCATTTCGGTTCCAAACCGATTTTTTCCAAGAATAAATTCACACCCGTCGACGGATTGAGTAACCATTGCCAAACGACTCCCGTTACGACAAAGGAAAGTGCCATTGGGAAGAAGAAAATATTCCGGAAAATCGATTCACCACGAACCATCTTTTGATCTAATAATATTCCTAAACCGAGTCCAAGGAAAATGACTAATCCGATAAATAAAATCGTAAACGCAAGCGTATTACGTAAATCGGCTTGAAATCGAAAATCAGTGAATAAATATAAATAATTTTTTAACCCTACAAAGGAGAAATCAGGAACAATCGTATTCCAATTACTTAAAGAAACATAACCGGTCCAACCGATAAACCCGTATACAAATATTCCTAATATAATAATTGAAGGAGATAAAAATAATATGGCCATCCATTGATCCTTCGTAAATTTTTTTCTTTTTTTCACTTTTAACACTGGTTCCGTCCCAAGAATTGAGCGTTTTTCGGGTTCCATTATCACCCCTCCTGACCAAAAAACGTAGAAATAGAATCATATTGTTTCACATTTCGGTTCAATCGAAGAAATGGGGGAAAAACCTCCCCCATCGTATTCGACTTCATTTTTTTTAAATGTATTCCTCCATTTCCAGTCCATTCCTTCAATCTTCGCACATCCATTGAACAGTTTATAAATCTTGGGCAGCCGTTTCTAAAGAATCAATGAATTGGTCGACATCCAATTGGGTAACGAAAATGTTAATGGCTTGGTTGACCCGCGTTAAAAACCCTTCAGGTGCTGCTGATCCATGGGCTAAACTCGGTGCAAGTGTGCTCGATGAAAAATCAGCCATCGCATCTTGACCGTACTCGTCATACTTCGATTTATCTGCATCGATCCGAGCAGGAATCGATCCTTTCAGCGGATTAAACGCATCTTGTCCTTCAACAGATCCTAACACAGAGAGAAATTTTTTCACATCGTCTGGATTTTCGACCCCTTTCGGCAGCCCAAAGGTATCAGTGACAACCATAAAATATCCATCCGTTTCAGGAGTTGGGACGTACCCGAAATCTTCGTTCACCTTCAACTGAAGATCGTTGACAAAATACCCTTTTGCCCAATCGCCCATAATGTTCATCGCCGCTTCGCCATTGGCAACTAATTGGGAAGCATCTTGCCAGTTCCGAGAACTATGATCGTCATTAATATAACCTAACATTTTTGCGAAAATTTCTGCCGCCTCAACGACTTTGCTATCGGTAAATGAAAGTTCCCCCGTCCATAATTTTCCGTAATCTTCAGGACCTAATTTAGCGAGTAAAATATTTTCAAACACATGGGTTGCTGTCCACGGTTCCTTATCTCCTAAAGCGAGCGGAGTTATGCCTTTTTCCTTTAGTTGATCCGCAACATCAAAAAATTCATCGAACGTTGTCGGTGCAGACAACCCATTTTCTTCAAAAATCTTTTTATTATACCAAAGTACATTGCTACGATGAATATTTACTGGAACGGAGTAAATATTCCCGTCGACACTAACCATATCGATTAAATCTTGCGGAAACTTATCATTCCATCCCTCTTGTTCATACAAATCATTAAGCGGTTCCATTTTTCCAGCAGCTACCCAGCTGGCGTTTAATTCTTCTCCGCCGTGAACTTGGAAGGTGGAAGGCGGATCATTTCCTTGCATCCGGCTAGCTAAGACCGCTTTCGCATTTGTACCAGCTCCACCCGCAACGGCCGCATTTTCCACCTCAATATCCGGATATTTGTCTTCAAAAAGTTCAATCAATGCTAACAGACCGTCTTCTTCCCCAGCACCTGTCCACCAACTGAAAATTTCTAATTTCGAACTTGTCTCTTCTCCGCTATCATCTGTACCCGAACTTTCGTCACTATTGTTACAGGCGGTCAAAAAAACGGAAAAGACGAACAAAATCACAAACAACATACGAAATTTCTTCATTCGTTTTCCCCCTTTATATTTGTTAACGCTTACAACTCGATTATAATTTTTTCTGCTTGAATCCATGCCCATATTTTTCTGTACTATTTTCATATTTTCTTCATTTTTTTAAGATTTCGTTTTGAAAATCCCGTGGTGAACGTTTGAAATACTTTTTAAAAACGCGACTAAAATAATTCGGATCCCGATAACCGACTTGATAACTAATTTCTTTGAATGTTAATTCGTTTTTTAAAAGTAATTCTTTTGCTTTCATCATCCTTAATTCTGTTAAATAATCAATAAATGTCTTCCCAGTCTCTTCTTTAAACATCTTCGCAAAATACGGTGTACTCAATTGAACGTATTC
Coding sequences within:
- a CDS encoding carbohydrate ABC transporter permease, with product MEARKLHRPLIYLILIFLSIFFLIPVYVMVITSLKPLDEVSLAKMWSLPSTIDLSSYTEAFEKLAPNFMNSIYLVVPATLLSALLGAMNGYVLSKWKFKGSEFLFTFILFGMFIPYQSILIPLIQFLREIGLYNSIVGLIFVHVVYGLPITTLMFRNFYANIPDEMIESAKIDGANFLGIFRYIMLPLSISGFVVVGIWQFTNIWNEFLFAVTITQSDKQPIMVALQNLSGSQIVQWNVQMAGALLAALPTLFVYMLLGKYFVRGLLAGSVKG
- a CDS encoding carbohydrate ABC transporter permease; amino-acid sequence: MEPEKRSILGTEPVLKVKKRKKFTKDQWMAILFLSPSIIILGIFVYGFIGWTGYVSLSNWNTIVPDFSFVGLKNYLYLFTDFRFQADLRNTLAFTILFIGLVIFLGLGLGILLDQKMVRGESIFRNIFFFPMALSFVVTGVVWQWLLNPSTGVNLFLEKIGLEPKWYTDTTILASFQWGKIEFGLPVAIVAVVIAAVWQMTGFSLAMYLAGLRGIPDELREAARMDGCTEFQLYWKVIIPLLKPITMSVVIMMAHISLKIFDLVYAMTGPGANFVTDVPGVYMFETTFRGNYYANGAAIAIIMLLSVAIFIIPYLWSSRRGNA
- a CDS encoding ABC transporter substrate-binding protein codes for the protein MKKFRMLFVILFVFSVFLTACNNSDESSGTDDSGEETSSKLEIFSWWTGAGEEDGLLALIELFEDKYPDIEVENAAVAGGAGTNAKAVLASRMQGNDPPSTFQVHGGEELNASWVAAGKMEPLNDLYEQEGWNDKFPQDLIDMVSVDGNIYSVPVNIHRSNVLWYNKKIFEENGLSAPTTFDEFFDVADQLKEKGITPLALGDKEPWTATHVFENILLAKLGPEDYGKLWTGELSFTDSKVVEAAEIFAKMLGYINDDHSSRNWQDASQLVANGEAAMNIMGDWAKGYFVNDLQLKVNEDFGYVPTPETDGYFMVVTDTFGLPKGVENPDDVKKFLSVLGSVEGQDAFNPLKGSIPARIDADKSKYDEYGQDAMADFSSSTLAPSLAHGSAAPEGFLTRVNQAINIFVTQLDVDQFIDSLETAAQDL